Genomic DNA from Prunus persica cultivar Lovell chromosome G1, Prunus_persica_NCBIv2, whole genome shotgun sequence:
CCCGTGCACGAGACCCCGCACAAGTCACCCGCATACGTGCCAGCACCAATCAGGGGTGAGTCGCCAATGCGGCCCGTCATTTTGTTCATGAGCCCACCAGTGGATGTGGCCGCAGCGCAGCGCCCCTGGTTGTCCACCACCACGCAACCGACGGTTTCAGGGGCATACACGCTAATGGGGAGCCCGTTCATGTGCAACGGGCTCTCCACACCTGAGCTGCAACTCTCCATTCCAAGTGGGATCCTGTAATCAAACTGCACGTGACCAAAATTAAGAGTGGTTTAGTGTCACTCATGGACCACACAGccatagtattaaattaatttaatgaaACATTAATCAAAAGATAAATAGATACCAAGATGGTGTTGGCTTCCTTTGCTAGCTTGAGCATGCCGACATTTTCCTCAGTGATGAAATATTCATTTTCCACAAGCTCAACTCCCTGACAAGTGACACCAAATCCCATAAAGATTCCacagagggaaaaaaaaaaaggaagatctTTGTCCAGAAAAAtatgtattaaaaatagtaatattattattaaattgttttttacATCCAATACTATTAAATTGTCGGGTTAGGAGATCTagtaaaattattatttaaacagACGTGTGGCACTGGAAAGAATACGTGGAATCTTCGCACTAGATTCCTACACCTGCTGAAAAAGACAGGagtattttttctctttttttactttttatagAATCAAAAGAAGACTTTGGTTCTTCGATTTGGTATTGATAACTATAGGGACCAAAGTGTAAATATACAAACCTGTTGCCGGGCGAAGTCTTCGGCGCCGGAGAAGGCGAGGTAGGAATGAGGGGATTTGTCCATGACGAGACGTGCCAGCGAGATCGGGTTCTTAACGGTGGTCAAGCCCGATACGGCGCCGCATCGTCTCTGGGGCCCATCCATGATGCTGGCTTCCATCTCCACCGTCCCTTTCTCAGTGAGGGCCGATCCACGGCCGGAGTTGAAAAAGGGGTCGGTTTCCAATTCCCTCACCTATGTTACACAACAAAAATAGTCAGTAATGTACACTTggcacattaaaaaaaaacaataataataatataaaaaagtccAGCATGCATGATTGAGCGCCAGCTAGCAGAGTAAAATAAGGAGTGGACAAAGTAAGCATGCAAACTAAGACAAATCTAAAAACTCGGAAACATAAATGGAAGGTTTTTTTCGTTATGTCCGGGAAAATTCTCGGGACATGTTTGGTTACAGAGAAAACCCACAACGTAAACACAAgaaatgagattttaaaaaaatcaaatggaTTAAAgaatagcaaaaaaaaaaaaggtatggGATTtgatgagaattgaaatgtgGAGAGAGAGGGACGTACAACAAGCTCAACAACATCAATGGCGGCGAGATCGGAACGAAGAGCAGAGATGCCGAGATTGAGGCAGCGAGTGAGGAGTTGTTTGGCCTGTTCCTGACGCTCCATCGGGAGATTGGGATCCACACCAGCGCCGCCGTGCACAGCGATTGCCCACCCgcccattttctctctctctctctctctctctctgactgcctgtctctcgctctctctgtGTCCTCTTTCTGGACTTGCTTTGCTGTCTCTCCGTTTCACTctctagctctctctctctgtatatatgtTGTGGCTGCGAGTATGAAGGGGGCTGAGGGAGGTTTATATAGACGCTGGCGGACTCCAAATGCCCTTTGAACCCGGatcttaaaatttaattaaattaggtGGGGAATCTTCTGTTgggcccaaaaaataaaattggaaaaatgaaaattaggaTTCTTTGTTACAAAAACcgagataaataaataaatcggGATTCCCTGCATCGCATTTGTGTCTGTGCCTCTGCCTACCACTTGTTGCGGGAGGTCCTGATCTGTCCCACATTCAAAAGGCGTCG
This window encodes:
- the LOC18792423 gene encoding probable isoaspartyl peptidase/L-asparaginase 2 → MGGWAIAVHGGAGVDPNLPMERQEQAKQLLTRCLNLGISALRSDLAAIDVVELVVRELETDPFFNSGRGSALTEKGTVEMEASIMDGPQRRCGAVSGLTTVKNPISLARLVMDKSPHSYLAFSGAEDFARQQGVELVENEYFITEENVGMLKLAKEANTILFDYRIPLGMESCSSGVESPLHMNGLPISVYAPETVGCVVVDNQGRCAAATSTGGLMNKMTGRIGDSPLIGAGTYAGDLCGVSCTGEGEAIIRGTLAREVAAVMEYKGLGLQEAVDFVIKERLDDGKAGLIAVSNKGEVACGFNCTGMFRGCATEDGFMEVGIWEQ